In the genome of Nitratireductor sp. GISD-1A_MAKvit, the window TCGCCGAAGCGATTGCAGCCGGAGGGTCTTCATTGCGCGATTATGTTCAGGCAGACGGCTCACTGGGGTACTTCCAGCATGCATTCAAGGTGTACGGGCGGGAAGGAAGCCCCTGCCCTCGCGACACCTGCAGCGGCAGCGTACAGCGGATCGTTCAGAGCGGGCCGCTCGACGTTTCACTGCCCCGCCTGTCAACGTTAGAGAGTGCATACTAGCAAACGCGAGCTCGTCTCGTTCACGGTTACGGAAAGGTATTCACACCATGGCATATGACACAATTCTGGTTGAGACACGGGAACGTGTCGGTCTGATAACCCTGAACCGCCCCAAGGCGCTGAATGCGCTGAACTCGAAAGTGCAGGAAGAGGTTGTCGCTGCACTTGAGGCTTTTGACGAGAACCCGCGGATCGGCGCCATTGTGCTAACCGGTTCGGAAAAGGCGTTCGCCGCTGGAGCGGATATCAAGGAAATGGCTTCGAAAACCTATGTCGATGCCTATATGGAAGACCTGTTCGCCGGCTGGGACGGCCTTACACGCATTCGCAAACCGATCATTGCAGCGGTGGCGGGCTATGCGCTTGGAGGCGGTTGCGAGCTTGCAATGATGTGCGATTTCATCATCGCCGCCGACAATGCGAAGTTTGGTCAGCCGGAAATCACGCTCGGTGTGATGCCGGGCATGGGCGGCTCCCAGCGCCTGACGCGGTTCGTGGGCAAGTCGAAAGCGATGGATATGTGCCTGACCGGGCGCTTCATGGACGCAGAAGAGGCAGAAAGATCGGGACTCGTCTCGCGTGTGGTGCCGCCGGGCGAACTCATCGAGGAGGCGCTGAAAGCGGCGGAGACCATTGCCGACTTCTCGTTGCCGGCGGTAATGATGACCAAGGAAGCGGTCAACCGGGCCTATGAAACCACCCTCTCAGAAGGCCTGCGCTTCGAGCGACGTGTCTTTCACGCCATGTTTGCGCTTGACGATCAAAAGGAGGGAATGGCGGCGTTCACCGAGAAGCGGTCGGCGAATTTCAAGAACCGCTGACCCTGGCAAACCGGGGAACCGCAGGATCAGCTTCCCGCATTCTGCGGTTTCCTGCCAATAGACGTTGACGTTGTTCGAAAGCTCCACTATAAGCCGCCACGACTGTGGTGGCCCTGCGGCTGCCCTTTTTGTTTTGCGCTCGCGAGACATCGTCGCGACGAGATTTGTAGATACGAGAGAGGACACATGGCCAACACGACTTCGGCCAAGAAGGCGGTGCGCAAGATTGCTCGCCGTACTGCGGTTAACAAAAACCGTCGCTCGCGCGTACGCAGCTTCGTTCGCAAGGTCGAAGAAGCGCTGGCCACGGGCGACAAGGCAGCTGCCGAGAGCGCATTCAAAGCTGCGCAGCCGGAACTGATGCGCGCAGCCAGCAAGGGCGTGATGCACCAGAATACGGCATCGCGGAAGGTTTCCCGCCTTGCACAGCGTGTGAAGGCGCTGGGCGCTTAAACGCTGCCTCAGACTATTTTCGGAGCCCGGCTTTCAGGCCGGGCTTTTTCTTGGCCTGAACCAAGCCCGCGAGGCAACTTTGCGTTGTCGGCAGCGGGCTTTTTTGCATCAATCGGCCTAAGCCTTTGAGAATCGTATAATCTTCGTCACATAAGCTCGCGCTTAAATTGGCGACGATGGAGATTTTTGTTATATATCAGTAAGATGCAGATGTTTATCCACAGGTTGCCCCTGTCATATCCGCCCTTACCAGAGCACGAATATGTCAAGCGGTTTTTTATGATTTTTTTTGCAGCCGCAGTTTGCAT includes:
- a CDS encoding enoyl-CoA hydratase; the encoded protein is MAYDTILVETRERVGLITLNRPKALNALNSKVQEEVVAALEAFDENPRIGAIVLTGSEKAFAAGADIKEMASKTYVDAYMEDLFAGWDGLTRIRKPIIAAVAGYALGGGCELAMMCDFIIAADNAKFGQPEITLGVMPGMGGSQRLTRFVGKSKAMDMCLTGRFMDAEEAERSGLVSRVVPPGELIEEALKAAETIADFSLPAVMMTKEAVNRAYETTLSEGLRFERRVFHAMFALDDQKEGMAAFTEKRSANFKNR
- the rpsT gene encoding 30S ribosomal protein S20, which codes for MANTTSAKKAVRKIARRTAVNKNRRSRVRSFVRKVEEALATGDKAAAESAFKAAQPELMRAASKGVMHQNTASRKVSRLAQRVKALGA